A stretch of Schaalia odontolytica DNA encodes these proteins:
- a CDS encoding DUF3418 domain-containing protein yields MPDSRSATPKARKPRPRNAGRRRPQREHARPFKPFTPEQLAERAAAIPVISFPDLPVSARRDEIARAIRDHQVVIVSGETGSGKTTQLPKICMQLGRGVAGMIGHTQPRRLAARSVADRIADELGQTVGHERGQVVGYQVRFTDEVGPTTLVKLMTDGILLAEIQSDPMLRRYDTLIIDEAHERSLNIDFILGYVARLLPARPDLKVIITSATIDSDRFARHFGTWEGAPGSGRLIEPAPVIEVSGRTYPVEIRYRPLGPTTPSSYTSEASAQQANDPTETLEITDVTESGPMQLVLEDPDDELATLGYGMGEDIDVETAICHAVDELSAEGDGDILVFLPGERDIRDTEAALLDHLKGRGRRAGDDKGARPGDIEILPLYARLTAAEQHRVFEPHRLRRVVLATNVAETSLTVPGIRYVIDPGLARISRYSNKTKVQRLPIEPISQASANQRAGRCGRVAEGVAIRLFSQADYLSRPRFTEPEILRTSLASVILQMASLGLGAVEDFPFLDAPDRRAVRDGVALLVEIGALAQDRESADAAPASSQYRLTGIGRDLARLPIDPRLGRMLLEAERLGCASEVLVIVAALSIQDVRERPAEHQGTADASHARLADPHSDFITYLNLWRYLAVQARDLSGSAFRRMCRAEFFHYLRWREWRDVVGQLRQMARALGIAAGPVGEPSTGDVVEAAQFGGAPDAAVRAVLAYGQGSASVDADQVHRSLLVGLLSYLGSWDETKRDYEGARGTHFTIWPGSGVSGHPAWVMTAELVETSRLFARTVARIRPEWVEPAARGLLKRSYSEPFWSVAKGAAMVRERVTLYGLTLAADREVLLGRLGDLVIDEAVAASRSHAPRAGSLEALAAGLVSASKDPLSSGSFEPRHFEELAATREGTTARELAREMFIRNALVDGQWRERHAFQRRNEALVEQAREVERRSRTHGLVADEQARFRFFDDLIPEHVTSAAAFNRWWKDERREHPDLLIYPASLLMPREATSGEGFPDRWQCGDLSLPLSYEFAPGSPRDGVSMRIPIEVLERVSDAGTDWLVPGMREDLLTEAIRALPKGVRRLLAPAPDVAASVARWIEQAGDEPVEAAPAADKSAGKATKAADSDEPDPLSLDAAMGRLAAWGATSGKLSTRNSPAKAPKKAAQKETPAPESTQQGAPAAEAPKPRPLTEGPILDALAHAVRVLRGVDLSEADLAHARAHLPDHLRMTFVVTDASGKELGAGKDLAYLQRSLASDANKAVRTAVRAALEEAGEKQARRNKRGRGASEKAAARGGDNSSTSKGAQSAANDGAQSAPGKGTHAPKEAQASAPAPDPAFHADGVTQMPTLPRSITQTSSAMTLRAFPALVPQGSAAAPAAGVRVMASAAEADREHRAGLARLLLSRVALATNRVTTRWTGREALMLAASPYADTAALVADAQLASALSLVDELSTPADVRDPEAFETLVAAARDAHEDRVYQILSHVVRALEASAEADAAVRSHPQASLEETTRDVAAHGKTLLYEGFVSATPASALPHLARYLRAGAVRIERAASSPGALARDLEDMDRIHQAEAEIAATREALERRPYDARRDAALTQARWMAEELRVSMFAQTLGTPNKVSMKRLLGVLAGAR; encoded by the coding sequence ATGCCTGACTCTCGCTCCGCCACGCCCAAAGCACGCAAACCGCGCCCGCGCAACGCAGGACGCAGGCGCCCCCAGCGTGAGCACGCGCGCCCCTTCAAGCCCTTCACCCCGGAGCAGCTAGCCGAGCGCGCGGCCGCGATCCCGGTCATCTCCTTCCCGGACCTGCCGGTGAGCGCCCGCCGCGACGAGATCGCGCGCGCTATCCGCGACCACCAGGTGGTCATCGTGTCGGGCGAGACCGGCTCGGGCAAGACGACGCAGCTGCCGAAGATCTGCATGCAGCTGGGCCGCGGCGTGGCCGGCATGATCGGGCACACCCAGCCACGCAGGCTCGCGGCGCGTTCGGTCGCGGATCGCATCGCTGACGAGCTGGGCCAGACCGTGGGCCACGAGCGCGGCCAGGTGGTCGGCTACCAGGTGCGTTTCACGGACGAGGTGGGCCCCACGACCCTCGTCAAGCTCATGACGGACGGCATCTTGCTGGCGGAGATCCAGTCGGACCCGATGCTGCGCCGCTACGACACGCTCATCATCGACGAGGCCCACGAGCGCAGCCTCAACATCGACTTCATCCTGGGCTACGTCGCGCGCCTGCTGCCCGCGCGCCCGGACCTGAAGGTCATCATCACGTCGGCGACGATCGATTCGGACCGTTTCGCGCGCCATTTCGGCACGTGGGAGGGCGCTCCCGGCTCGGGCCGCCTGATCGAGCCGGCGCCGGTCATCGAGGTGTCGGGCCGCACGTACCCGGTGGAGATCCGCTACCGTCCCCTCGGCCCGACGACGCCTTCGTCGTACACGTCCGAGGCCTCGGCGCAGCAGGCGAACGATCCCACCGAGACCCTCGAGATCACCGACGTCACCGAGTCCGGCCCCATGCAGCTGGTCCTGGAGGACCCGGACGACGAGCTGGCGACGCTGGGCTATGGCATGGGCGAGGACATCGACGTGGAGACCGCGATCTGTCACGCGGTGGACGAGCTGAGCGCGGAGGGTGACGGCGACATCCTGGTCTTCCTGCCCGGCGAGCGCGACATCCGCGACACGGAGGCGGCCCTCCTCGACCACCTGAAGGGACGAGGCCGGCGCGCGGGAGACGACAAGGGCGCACGCCCGGGGGACATCGAGATCCTGCCCCTGTACGCGCGACTGACGGCGGCCGAGCAGCATCGCGTCTTCGAGCCGCACCGCCTGCGCCGCGTGGTCCTGGCGACGAACGTGGCGGAGACATCGCTGACGGTGCCGGGCATCCGCTACGTGATCGACCCGGGTTTGGCGCGCATTTCCCGCTATTCCAACAAGACGAAGGTGCAGCGCCTGCCGATTGAGCCAATCAGCCAGGCGAGTGCGAACCAGCGCGCGGGCCGATGCGGCCGAGTCGCGGAGGGCGTGGCGATCCGCCTGTTCTCCCAAGCCGACTACCTCTCGCGTCCGCGCTTCACGGAGCCGGAAATCCTGCGTACGTCGCTGGCCAGCGTCATCTTGCAGATGGCGTCCCTCGGGCTGGGCGCGGTTGAGGACTTCCCGTTCCTGGACGCCCCGGATCGGCGCGCGGTGCGCGACGGCGTGGCCCTCCTCGTGGAGATCGGCGCGCTCGCGCAGGATCGTGAGAGCGCGGACGCGGCCCCGGCCTCGTCCCAGTACAGGCTCACCGGCATCGGACGGGACCTGGCACGCCTGCCGATCGACCCGCGCCTGGGGCGCATGCTGCTGGAGGCCGAGCGCCTGGGCTGTGCCTCGGAGGTGCTCGTCATCGTGGCGGCGCTGTCGATCCAGGACGTGCGCGAGCGCCCGGCCGAGCACCAGGGCACGGCGGACGCCTCGCACGCACGCCTGGCCGACCCGCATTCGGACTTCATCACGTACCTGAACCTGTGGCGCTACCTGGCGGTGCAGGCCCGCGACCTGTCGGGTTCGGCGTTCCGGCGCATGTGCCGAGCGGAGTTCTTCCACTACCTGCGGTGGCGCGAGTGGCGCGACGTCGTCGGCCAGCTGCGCCAGATGGCCCGGGCGCTGGGGATCGCCGCGGGGCCGGTGGGCGAGCCGTCGACGGGAGACGTCGTGGAGGCCGCCCAGTTCGGCGGCGCGCCGGACGCGGCCGTTCGTGCGGTCCTGGCCTACGGGCAGGGCTCGGCGAGCGTGGACGCGGACCAGGTGCACCGCTCGCTGCTGGTCGGCCTGCTGTCCTACCTGGGCTCGTGGGACGAGACGAAGCGCGACTACGAGGGCGCCCGCGGCACGCACTTCACAATCTGGCCGGGCTCGGGCGTGAGTGGCCACCCCGCCTGGGTGATGACGGCGGAGCTCGTGGAGACCTCGCGCCTGTTTGCGCGCACGGTGGCCCGCATCCGCCCGGAGTGGGTGGAGCCGGCGGCGCGCGGCCTACTCAAGCGCTCGTATTCGGAGCCGTTCTGGTCGGTTGCGAAGGGCGCGGCGATGGTCCGCGAGCGCGTGACCCTCTACGGGCTGACGCTGGCGGCGGACCGCGAGGTGCTGCTGGGTCGCTTGGGTGATCTCGTCATCGACGAGGCCGTGGCCGCCTCGCGCTCTCACGCTCCGCGCGCGGGGTCGCTGGAGGCGCTGGCGGCCGGCTTGGTGTCGGCGTCGAAGGATCCGCTGTCGTCGGGGTCGTTTGAGCCGCGTCATTTCGAGGAGCTGGCGGCCACGCGCGAGGGGACGACAGCGCGTGAGCTGGCCCGCGAGATGTTCATTCGCAACGCCCTGGTGGATGGCCAGTGGAGGGAGAGGCACGCTTTCCAGCGCCGAAACGAGGCTCTGGTGGAGCAGGCTCGCGAGGTTGAGCGCCGTAGCCGCACCCACGGCCTCGTCGCGGACGAGCAGGCGCGCTTCCGTTTCTTCGACGATCTGATCCCCGAGCACGTGACCAGCGCGGCGGCGTTCAACCGCTGGTGGAAGGACGAGCGCCGGGAGCATCCCGATTTGCTGATCTACCCGGCGTCCCTGCTGATGCCGCGCGAGGCGACCTCGGGCGAGGGCTTCCCGGATCGTTGGCAGTGCGGCGACCTGTCGCTGCCCCTGAGCTACGAGTTCGCGCCGGGCAGCCCTCGCGACGGCGTGTCGATGCGCATCCCGATCGAGGTGCTCGAGCGCGTCAGCGATGCGGGCACGGACTGGCTGGTGCCCGGCATGCGCGAGGACCTGCTGACCGAGGCGATCCGGGCTCTGCCCAAGGGCGTGCGCCGTCTGCTGGCCCCCGCGCCGGACGTGGCCGCGTCGGTGGCTCGCTGGATCGAGCAGGCGGGCGACGAGCCAGTCGAGGCAGCGCCTGCGGCGGACAAGTCCGCCGGGAAAGCGACGAAGGCCGCCGACTCCGACGAACCGGACCCGCTGAGCCTGGACGCCGCGATGGGCCGCCTGGCCGCGTGGGGCGCGACGTCGGGCAAGCTGTCGACGCGCAATTCCCCCGCGAAGGCGCCGAAGAAGGCCGCACAGAAGGAGACTCCTGCGCCGGAATCCACCCAGCAGGGCGCGCCTGCCGCCGAGGCGCCCAAGCCCCGCCCCCTCACCGAGGGTCCCATCCTGGACGCCCTCGCCCACGCGGTGCGCGTGCTGCGCGGCGTGGACCTCAGCGAGGCGGACCTGGCGCACGCGCGCGCCCACCTGCCCGATCACCTGCGCATGACCTTCGTCGTCACCGACGCGTCGGGCAAGGAGCTGGGCGCGGGCAAGGACCTGGCCTACCTGCAGCGTTCCCTCGCCAGCGACGCGAACAAGGCGGTGCGCACGGCCGTTCGCGCGGCCCTCGAAGAGGCCGGCGAGAAGCAGGCACGCAGGAACAAGCGCGGGCGCGGAGCCTCGGAGAAGGCCGCCGCCCGCGGTGGGGACAATTCCTCCACCTCCAAGGGCGCGCAGTCTGCCGCAAACGATGGCGCGCAGTCCGCACCCGGGAAGGGCACACACGCACCGAAGGAGGCCCAGGCCTCGGCCCCCGCGCCGGACCCGGCGTTCCACGCGGACGGCGTCACGCAGATGCCGACGCTGCCGCGATCGATCACCCAGACCTCGTCCGCGATGACGCTGCGGGCGTTCCCCGCGCTGGTCCCCCAGGGCAGTGCCGCGGCCCCGGCGGCTGGCGTGCGCGTCATGGCCAGCGCCGCCGAGGCGGACCGCGAGCATCGCGCCGGCCTCGCTCGTCTGCTGCTCTCCCGCGTCGCACTGGCGACCAACCGCGTGACCACGCGCTGGACGGGCCGCGAGGCCCTCATGCTGGCAGCCTCCCCCTACGCGGACACGGCGGCCCTGGTCGCGGACGCGCAGCTGGCCTCGGCCCTGTCCCTCGTCGACGAGCTGAGCACCCCCGCCGACGTGCGCGACCCCGAGGCCTTCGAGACGCTTGTGGCAGCCGCTCGCGACGCCCACGAGGACCGCGTCTACCAGATCCTCTCCCACGTCGTGCGGGCCCTGGAGGCCAGCGCCGAGGCCGACGCCGCCGTGCGCTCCCACCCCCAGGCCTCGCTCGAGGAGACGACGCGCGACGTCGCGGCGCATGGGAAGACCCTGCTCTACGAGGGTTTCGTGTCGGCGACGCCCGCCTCCGCGCTGCCGCACCTGGCCCGCTACCTGCGCGCCGGTGCTGTGCGCATTGAGCGCGCCGCCTCGTCGCCGGGGGCGCTGGCCCGCGACCTGGAGGACATGGACCGCATCCACCAGGCCGAGGC
- a CDS encoding ADP-ribosylglycohydrolase family protein, whose product MSDFLSRARGALMGLAVGDAVGTTNEFKWAGTFDPITDMVGGGPFLLEPGQWTDDTSMALCIADSLLAQGRYDSFDVMERYQRWFSEGYRSSTDVCFDIGGQVRAALFDFEHEQRVPVTAERTNSAGNGAIMRLAPMVIAGFRSRSPREVVTTARLSARETHFSVEAEAATEVFAALLVGALLGWSPEQIMDVSWASTGAAFDEMATRVISPDPQVRASWEAETNGYIVNGLRLAVHGLLDFPSFKDATLAIANMGGDSDTNAAIYGQLGGAFYGIEGIPASWRERVHLGEEIDQLARDLVDLRMEPPVTRFDEDLQGEAPSA is encoded by the coding sequence ATGTCGGATTTTCTTTCTCGGGCGCGCGGCGCCCTCATGGGCTTGGCCGTCGGCGACGCGGTGGGCACCACGAATGAGTTCAAGTGGGCGGGCACCTTCGATCCGATCACGGACATGGTGGGCGGTGGCCCGTTCCTGCTGGAGCCCGGGCAGTGGACGGATGACACGTCGATGGCTCTGTGCATCGCGGATTCCCTGCTGGCGCAGGGCCGCTACGACTCCTTTGACGTGATGGAGCGCTACCAGCGCTGGTTTTCGGAGGGGTATCGGTCCTCCACGGACGTGTGTTTCGATATCGGCGGCCAGGTCCGCGCCGCGTTGTTCGATTTCGAGCACGAGCAGCGTGTGCCGGTGACCGCCGAGCGCACGAACAGCGCGGGTAACGGCGCGATCATGCGCCTGGCACCCATGGTGATCGCGGGTTTCCGCTCACGTTCCCCGCGCGAGGTGGTCACGACCGCTCGCTTGAGCGCGCGCGAGACGCACTTCTCGGTCGAGGCCGAGGCCGCCACCGAGGTCTTCGCCGCCCTCCTGGTGGGCGCCCTGCTGGGATGGTCGCCGGAGCAGATCATGGACGTGTCGTGGGCGTCGACGGGCGCGGCGTTCGACGAGATGGCCACGCGGGTGATCAGCCCGGATCCGCAGGTGCGCGCCTCGTGGGAGGCGGAAACCAACGGCTACATCGTGAACGGCCTGCGCCTGGCGGTGCACGGCCTCCTGGATTTCCCGTCTTTCAAGGATGCGACCCTGGCAATCGCCAACATGGGCGGTGACTCGGACACGAACGCCGCGATCTACGGCCAGCTGGGCGGCGCTTTCTATGGGATCGAGGGTATCCCCGCCTCGTGGAGGGAGCGCGTGCACCTGGGCGAGGAGATCGACCAGCTGGCGCGCGACCTCGTGGATCTGCGCATGGAGCCTCCCGTGACTCGCTTCGACGAGGACCTGCAGGGCGAGGCGCCCTCCGCCTGA
- a CDS encoding VIT1/CCC1 transporter family protein codes for MSARGNEAVSADQQINTQEPTRAQIKRWRKHLAEERMEARTYRDLSERRTGEERAVLLQLEEAERRHEEYWLARLGDHALPAPKPPLRTRAASVLAHLFGTIFILAMAQRAEQRSARDVDDDVPAHMQADEYIHAEVIRSLAAKSRETLAGTFRAAVFGANDGLVSNLALVLGVAATGMDPHAVLLTGISGLLAGALSMAAGEWVSVRSQRELLDASIPDQDAHQAVPDLDVDANELALVFRARGESEEEAERHAKQVFARLAKPANGDSGAIAVRAALGGSPESDGAGDQVGTPMKAALSSFCFFAVGAFFPLIPYLLGMTGLAAIIAAAAIVGVALLFTGGVVGILSGQSPAPRALRQLVVGYGAAGVTYLLGWLFGTSIA; via the coding sequence TTGAGCGCGCGAGGGAACGAGGCCGTGAGCGCAGACCAGCAGATCAACACCCAGGAACCCACGCGCGCGCAGATCAAGCGCTGGCGCAAGCACCTGGCCGAGGAGCGCATGGAGGCTCGCACCTACCGCGACCTGTCCGAGCGCCGGACGGGCGAGGAGCGCGCGGTCCTCTTGCAGCTTGAGGAGGCGGAGCGTCGCCACGAGGAGTATTGGCTGGCGCGCCTGGGCGACCACGCCCTGCCCGCACCTAAGCCACCGCTGCGCACGCGTGCCGCGTCCGTCCTCGCGCACCTTTTCGGCACGATTTTCATTCTGGCGATGGCCCAGCGCGCCGAGCAGCGGTCCGCCCGCGACGTGGATGATGACGTGCCCGCGCACATGCAGGCGGACGAGTACATTCATGCCGAGGTCATCCGTTCCCTGGCGGCAAAGTCTCGCGAGACCCTGGCGGGCACGTTCCGCGCGGCAGTGTTCGGAGCGAACGACGGTCTCGTGTCGAACCTGGCGCTTGTCCTGGGCGTGGCGGCCACGGGCATGGACCCCCATGCTGTTCTTCTGACGGGTATTTCGGGCCTGCTCGCGGGCGCCCTGTCGATGGCGGCCGGCGAGTGGGTGAGCGTGCGCAGTCAGCGCGAGCTGCTCGACGCCTCGATCCCCGACCAGGACGCGCATCAGGCTGTGCCGGACTTGGACGTGGATGCGAACGAGCTGGCCCTCGTGTTCCGTGCGCGCGGCGAGAGCGAGGAGGAGGCTGAGCGGCACGCGAAGCAGGTCTTCGCGCGCCTCGCCAAGCCTGCGAACGGCGACTCCGGCGCAATCGCGGTGCGTGCCGCCCTGGGCGGCAGCCCCGAGTCGGACGGTGCGGGCGACCAGGTGGGCACGCCCATGAAGGCGGCGTTGTCCTCCTTCTGTTTCTTCGCGGTGGGCGCGTTCTTCCCGCTGATCCCCTACCTGCTGGGCATGACCGGCCTGGCGGCCATCATTGCCGCGGCCGCGATCGTCGGCGTCGCCCTGCTGTTCACGGGCGGCGTGGTCGGCATCCTGTCCGGCCAGTCCCCCGCGCCTCGCGCGCTGCGCCAGCTCGTCGTAGGTTACGGCGCCGCGGGCGTCACCTACCTGCTGGGCTGGCTGTTCGGGACGTCAATCGCCTGA
- a CDS encoding alpha/beta hydrolase: protein MSQVTIETPRGVSLSGTFTRPVDCRDAAVIFSHTFLSDRHASGMFDSVGRALRRAGYATLTFDYSGHGASGDEIITFDPLIEDFRSASGWLADQGFARQICVGHEFGAAVALRSRPPAVQTYVLVSPVLGPLSYDWNLVFSDVQLSDLERHGATTVPDDSESVRQQFTISKRTLADMSMVSGEKALRGLSVPVLITHDSFDEETGLLDRTREVFHLLPDGSLVEMTAAPDGIAGEYTPVDGVPVIDEAVDRALAASGSAHLPALVDVAAKWASRWVPVSR, encoded by the coding sequence GTGAGCCAGGTAACGATTGAGACGCCCCGGGGAGTATCGCTCTCCGGTACGTTCACGCGTCCCGTGGACTGCCGCGACGCTGCGGTGATCTTTTCTCACACCTTTTTGTCGGATCGTCACGCATCGGGTATGTTCGACTCAGTCGGTCGTGCGCTGCGCCGAGCCGGCTATGCGACGCTCACCTTCGACTACTCGGGCCACGGCGCCTCGGGCGACGAAATTATCACTTTCGATCCCCTCATCGAAGACTTCCGCTCCGCGTCCGGTTGGCTCGCCGACCAGGGCTTCGCGCGTCAAATCTGCGTCGGCCACGAGTTCGGCGCCGCCGTCGCGCTACGCTCGCGCCCGCCCGCCGTGCAGACATACGTGCTGGTCTCCCCGGTCCTCGGCCCCCTGTCCTACGACTGGAACCTCGTGTTCTCCGACGTGCAGCTCTCCGACCTCGAGCGCCACGGGGCCACAACCGTGCCCGACGACTCCGAGTCCGTGCGCCAGCAGTTCACCATCTCCAAGCGTACCCTCGCTGACATGTCCATGGTCTCCGGTGAGAAAGCCTTGCGCGGACTGAGCGTCCCCGTGCTCATCACGCACGACTCCTTCGACGAGGAGACCGGCCTGCTCGACCGCACACGCGAGGTCTTCCACCTGCTGCCCGACGGCTCCCTCGTCGAGATGACCGCCGCCCCCGATGGTATCGCGGGCGAGTACACGCCGGTTGACGGCGTGCCCGTCATCGACGAGGCCGTGGATCGCGCGCTCGCCGCCTCCGGTTCGGCGCACCTGCCCGCCCTGGTGGATGTCGCCGCCAAGTGGGCGAGCCGCTGGGTGCCCGTGAGCCGCTGA
- a CDS encoding PfkB family carbohydrate kinase — protein MTALFAGLTTLDVLHRLDHVPDPSLKVTSTDFTMAAGGPATNAAVTYAVLCAASRILSGPEDEAGAASGAPTDSEEAPILLTALGEGPVAAFLAADLAAVGVRVVDATAPASSPASREPAVSSIIEHPSGRMVASTNARLDANAEGVAAELPERVGAVLIDGHNPALAHAALTLGVPEVDGEDPFAPLEARPPHQRILDGGSWKDWLTPLLGFVDIAVVSEDFAPPLMARPDGARVAEFLRGFGITRTVRTRGDRSVQYWWDGESGEVPVEAVPDASTLGAGDAFHGAFTWAIERGGDADPERLIRFASAVAAVSVSSFGTRQWLASPALAELVHGW, from the coding sequence ATGACTGCTCTCTTCGCCGGGCTCACGACCCTGGATGTCCTGCATCGACTCGACCACGTGCCGGACCCTTCCCTGAAGGTCACGTCGACGGACTTCACGATGGCCGCCGGCGGTCCCGCGACGAACGCGGCCGTCACGTACGCGGTGCTGTGCGCGGCCTCGCGCATCCTCTCTGGTCCTGAGGACGAGGCCGGGGCCGCCTCGGGCGCTCCCACTGACTCTGAGGAAGCGCCGATTCTGTTGACAGCGCTCGGCGAAGGCCCCGTTGCCGCCTTCCTTGCTGCCGACCTGGCCGCCGTGGGTGTGCGCGTCGTGGATGCGACGGCGCCGGCCTCGTCCCCGGCGTCGCGCGAGCCCGCCGTGTCCTCGATCATCGAGCACCCGAGCGGTCGCATGGTGGCTTCCACGAACGCGCGGCTCGACGCCAACGCGGAGGGCGTGGCGGCGGAGCTGCCCGAGCGCGTCGGCGCGGTCCTCATCGACGGACACAACCCGGCGCTCGCGCATGCGGCCCTCACGCTGGGCGTACCCGAGGTCGACGGGGAGGACCCGTTCGCCCCGCTCGAGGCTCGCCCGCCGCACCAGCGCATCCTGGACGGCGGTTCGTGGAAGGACTGGCTCACTCCCCTGCTGGGCTTCGTCGACATCGCAGTCGTCTCGGAGGATTTCGCGCCGCCGCTGATGGCGCGCCCGGACGGGGCGCGGGTCGCCGAGTTCCTGCGAGGCTTCGGCATCACGCGGACTGTGCGCACGCGCGGGGATCGCTCCGTGCAGTACTGGTGGGATGGCGAGAGCGGCGAGGTTCCCGTCGAAGCCGTCCCGGACGCGTCCACGCTGGGGGCGGGCGACGCCTTCCACGGGGCTTTCACGTGGGCGATCGAGCGCGGCGGGGACGCCGACCCGGAGCGCCTCATCCGCTTCGCGTCAGCTGTCGCCGCGGTGTCGGTGTCTTCCTTCGGCACGAGGCAGTGGCTGGCTTCCCCGGCTCTCGCTGAGCTGGTGCACGGCTGGTAG